Proteins from a single region of Echeneis naucrates chromosome 14, fEcheNa1.1, whole genome shotgun sequence:
- the vezf1a gene encoding vascular endothelial zinc finger 1 isoform X2 has protein sequence MEPSWSTFLFQQANEALHHQHQVAQNSLLPLLNAGAEQVDQKPVLPIQIEQKPPSSAADLLKDNVASGGGARPPVPVIKKEHKGKTPFICGYCNKAFRDSYHLRRHESSHTGIKMVSRPKKTAQTAPTMVPMISTMPRENNGNPSYISTVAGILSTATTSVSSGTSIMTASAMGNVPQQNVIKKPPKPVKKNHGCEMCGKAFRDVYHLNRHKLSHSDEKPFECPICQQRFKRKDRMTYHVRSHDGGVHKPYVCSVCGKGFSRPDHLSCHVKHVHSSERPFKCQVTACTSAFATKDRLRSHMIRHEGKVTCSICGKMLSAAYITSHLKTHGQTNFNTCNKATPVTVSAPITTAMNRGNANNNNPVTIAAQMNISTNTVNITSPVSLQHPVTITGPVNIASVNIPATAPMNIAHPVAITTPMPMNIAGPLNIAMRPVDSMPFLSQVLPSSPPW, from the exons ATGGAGCCGAGCTGGAGTACGTTTCTTTTTCAA CAGGCCAATGAAGccctccaccaccagcaccagGTGGCCCAGAACAGCCTGCTGCCACTTCTTAATGCTGGAGCTGAACAGGTTGACCAGAAGCCTGTCCTGCCCATCCAAATAGAACAGAAACCACCTTCTAGTGCTGCTGATCTCCTGAAAGATAATGTGGCCAGCGGTGGAGGTGCACGACCACCAGTGCCTGTGATAAAGAAGGAGCATAAAGGCAAAACACCTTTCATCTGTGGCTACTGTAACAAGGCCTTCCGTGACAGCTACCACTTGCGACGTCATGAGTCCAGCCACACCGGTATCAAGATGGTGTCGCGGCCAAAGAAGACAGCTCAAACAGCCCCAACGATGGTACCCATGATTTCTACCATGCCACGAGAGAATAATGGCAACCCTTCCTACATCTCCACAGTAGCGGGCATCCTCTCTACAGCAACCACCTCTGTTTCCTCAGGCACAAGTATCATGACAGCATCCGCAATGGGCAATGTGCCACAGCAAAATGTCATCAAGAAGCCACCCAAACCTGTCAAGAAAAACCATGGGTGTGAGATGTGTGGCAAAGCATTTCGTGATGTCTACCACCTGAATCGCCACAAGCTCTCCCATTCAGATGAGAAACCTTTTGAATGCCCCATCTGTCAGCAGCGTTTTAAGAGGAAGGACAGAATGACCTACCATGTTCGCTCTCATGACGGGGGTGTCCACAAGCCCTATGTATGTTCTGTCTGTGGGAAAGGCTTTTCCAG GCCAGACCACTTGAGCTGCCATGTGAAGCATGTGCATTCCTCAGAGAGACCATTTAAATGTCAAGTAACG GCCTGTACCTCTGCATTCGCCACCAAAGACAGACTCCGTTCACACATGATCAGGCATGAAGGCAAGGTCACCTGTAGCATCTGTGGGAAGATGCTCAGTGCAGCCTACATCACCAGCCATTTGAAGACTCACGGGCAAACCAACTTCAACACCTGTAACAAAG CTACACCTGTGACTGTTTCCGCACCCATCACCACGGCGATGAACCGGGGAAacgccaacaacaacaaccctgTCACCATAGCTGCACAAATGAACATTAGCACTAATACAGTCAACATAACATCTCCAGTCAGCCTCCAGCATCCCGTCACCATCACCGGGCCTGTCAACATTGCCTCCGTCAACATCCCTGCCACGGCGCCCATGAATATTGCCCACCCAGTCGCAATAACGACCCCCATGCCCATGAATATAGCCGGTCCACTCAACATCGCCATGAGGCCAGTTGATAGCATGCCTTTTCTGTCCCAAGTCTTGCCTTCTTCTCCACCCTGGTAA
- the LOC115054630 gene encoding gap junction delta-2 protein-like has product MGDWSILGRFLTEVQNHSTVIGKIWLTMLLIFRILLVALVGDAVYSDEQSKFTCNTLQPGCNNVCYDTFAPVSHLRFWVFQIVLVSTPSIFYVVYVLQKITKNEKVDVRKIELVPRSSPALERQKHTEGDENSDSPPRTTDNNEDWSSQEGEYEEKSQLEEEIMEVGKDPTQLSSQVLLIYIIHVLLRSIMEMIFLIGQYYLFGFEVPHLFRCETYPCPSRTDCFVSRATEKTIFLNFMFSVSLGCFMLNIVELHYLGWIYIFRVLFSACCTCCNLNWDPMQVELCNDNNPLLLELKHSLHGRVVLQTTSTMTSDKSSAVPNQAPAISFETDSTLECTSKRNPDEKERNKSKLHNKTKIGRGKKSWL; this is encoded by the coding sequence ATGGGAGACTGGTCCATTCTTGGCCGCTTCCTAACAGAGGTTCAGAACCATTCCACAGTGATTGGTAAGATATGGCTGACAATGCTGCTCATCTTCCGCATCTTGCTTGTGGCTCTGGTGGGGGATGCTGTCTACAGTGATGAGCAGTCCAAGTTTACCTGCAACACCCTACAGCCTGGATGCAATAATGTATGCTATGACACGTTTGCTCCTGTCTCACACTTGCGGTTTTGGGTCTTTCAGATTGTTCTTGTATCCACACCTTCTATTTTCTATGTCGTCTATGTCTtgcaaaaaattacaaagaatgaaaaagtaGATGTCAGGAAGATTGAACTGGTACCCAGGTCCTCACCTGCACTCGAAAGGCAGAAACATACAGAGGGTGATGAAAATTCAGACAGTCCTCCCAGAACAACTGATAACAACGAAGACTGGAGCTCACAAGAAGGTGAATATGAGGAGAAGAGCCAACTGGAAGAGGAAATAATGGAAGTGGGAAAGGACCCAACCCAGCTCTCTAGCCAAGTACTTCTTATCTACATTATACATGTTTTGCTGCGCTCTATTATGGAAATGATCTTCCTCATTGGACAGTATTACCTATTTGGATTTGAAGTCCCACATCTTTTCCGCTGTGAAACTTACCCCTGTCCAAGCCGGACTGATTGCTTTGTGTCTCGAGCTACAGAAAAGACCATCTTTCTCAACTTCATGTTCAGTGTCAGTCTAGGTTGCTTCATGTTGAACATTGTGGAGCTGCATTATCTCGGctggatttatattttcagagtACTGTTCTCTGCGTGCTGCACCTGCTGTAACTTGAATTGGGATCCCATGCAGGTGGAATTATGTAATGACAACAACCCACTGTTGCTTGAGCTTAAGCACTCTTTACACGGCAGGGTTGTCCTGCAGACCACCTCTACCATGACCTCGGACAAGAGCAGTGCAGTCCCAAACCAGGCCCCAGCCATCTCCTTCGAGACAGACTCTACACTGGAGTGCACATCGAAGAGAAATCCAGACGAAAAGGAACGCAACAAATCTAAACTGCATAATAAGACAAAAATAGGAAGAGGCAAAAAGTCGTGGTTGTGA
- the vezf1a gene encoding vascular endothelial zinc finger 1 isoform X1, translating into MEPSWSTFLFQQANEALHHQHQVAQNSLLPLLNAGAEQVDQKPVLPIQIEQKPPSSAADLLKDNVASGGGARPPVPVIKKEHKGKTPFICGYCNKAFRDSYHLRRHESSHTGIKMVSRPKKTAQTAPTMVPMISTMPRENNGNPSYISTVAGILSTATTSVSSGTSIMTASAMGNVPQQNVIKKPPKPVKKNHGCEMCGKAFRDVYHLNRHKLSHSDEKPFECPICQQRFKRKDRMTYHVRSHDGGVHKPYVCSVCGKGFSRPDHLSCHVKHVHSSERPFKCQVTACTSAFATKDRLRSHMIRHEGKVTCSICGKMLSAAYITSHLKTHGQTNFNTCNKEGNDVCNSASATPVTVSAPITTAMNRGNANNNNPVTIAAQMNISTNTVNITSPVSLQHPVTITGPVNIASVNIPATAPMNIAHPVAITTPMPMNIAGPLNIAMRPVDSMPFLSQVLPSSPPW; encoded by the exons ATGGAGCCGAGCTGGAGTACGTTTCTTTTTCAA CAGGCCAATGAAGccctccaccaccagcaccagGTGGCCCAGAACAGCCTGCTGCCACTTCTTAATGCTGGAGCTGAACAGGTTGACCAGAAGCCTGTCCTGCCCATCCAAATAGAACAGAAACCACCTTCTAGTGCTGCTGATCTCCTGAAAGATAATGTGGCCAGCGGTGGAGGTGCACGACCACCAGTGCCTGTGATAAAGAAGGAGCATAAAGGCAAAACACCTTTCATCTGTGGCTACTGTAACAAGGCCTTCCGTGACAGCTACCACTTGCGACGTCATGAGTCCAGCCACACCGGTATCAAGATGGTGTCGCGGCCAAAGAAGACAGCTCAAACAGCCCCAACGATGGTACCCATGATTTCTACCATGCCACGAGAGAATAATGGCAACCCTTCCTACATCTCCACAGTAGCGGGCATCCTCTCTACAGCAACCACCTCTGTTTCCTCAGGCACAAGTATCATGACAGCATCCGCAATGGGCAATGTGCCACAGCAAAATGTCATCAAGAAGCCACCCAAACCTGTCAAGAAAAACCATGGGTGTGAGATGTGTGGCAAAGCATTTCGTGATGTCTACCACCTGAATCGCCACAAGCTCTCCCATTCAGATGAGAAACCTTTTGAATGCCCCATCTGTCAGCAGCGTTTTAAGAGGAAGGACAGAATGACCTACCATGTTCGCTCTCATGACGGGGGTGTCCACAAGCCCTATGTATGTTCTGTCTGTGGGAAAGGCTTTTCCAG GCCAGACCACTTGAGCTGCCATGTGAAGCATGTGCATTCCTCAGAGAGACCATTTAAATGTCAAGTAACG GCCTGTACCTCTGCATTCGCCACCAAAGACAGACTCCGTTCACACATGATCAGGCATGAAGGCAAGGTCACCTGTAGCATCTGTGGGAAGATGCTCAGTGCAGCCTACATCACCAGCCATTTGAAGACTCACGGGCAAACCAACTTCAACACCTGTAACAAAG AGGGTAACGATGTCTGCAATTCTGCCTCAGCTACACCTGTGACTGTTTCCGCACCCATCACCACGGCGATGAACCGGGGAAacgccaacaacaacaaccctgTCACCATAGCTGCACAAATGAACATTAGCACTAATACAGTCAACATAACATCTCCAGTCAGCCTCCAGCATCCCGTCACCATCACCGGGCCTGTCAACATTGCCTCCGTCAACATCCCTGCCACGGCGCCCATGAATATTGCCCACCCAGTCGCAATAACGACCCCCATGCCCATGAATATAGCCGGTCCACTCAACATCGCCATGAGGCCAGTTGATAGCATGCCTTTTCTGTCCCAAGTCTTGCCTTCTTCTCCACCCTGGTAA